A stretch of Desulfobacter hydrogenophilus DNA encodes these proteins:
- a CDS encoding protein-L-isoaspartate(D-aspartate) O-methyltransferase, with product MTDEPTKFSRWRRDMVEKQIIARGISDPLVIQAMTQVPRHLFVSEALVDSAYGDFPLPIGEGQTISQPFIIAEMTQGLSLTGQERVLEIGTGSGYQAAVLSRIVYRVYTIERNNTLYLQTRKLFDRLKYHNIVTRYSDGTQGWKAESPFDAIIVTAGGNQVPEPLVNQLIEGGRLIMPVGGLHSQELLRIEKTSTGIRTINLGGCRFVKLIGEHGWPA from the coding sequence ATGACCGACGAACCCACAAAATTTTCGCGCTGGCGCAGGGATATGGTGGAAAAACAGATTATTGCCAGGGGAATTAGCGACCCCCTGGTGATCCAGGCCATGACCCAGGTGCCTCGCCATCTTTTTGTCAGTGAAGCCCTGGTAGACAGTGCCTATGGGGATTTTCCGCTTCCCATCGGTGAGGGCCAGACCATTTCTCAGCCTTTTATTATCGCTGAAATGACGCAGGGCCTTAGCCTAACAGGCCAGGAACGTGTCCTTGAGATCGGTACGGGTTCCGGTTACCAGGCTGCTGTGCTGTCCCGTATTGTTTACAGGGTGTATACCATTGAACGGAACAATACCCTATATCTGCAGACCCGGAAACTGTTTGACCGCCTGAAATATCATAATATCGTAACCCGCTATTCCGACGGCACCCAGGGCTGGAAAGCCGAAAGTCCCTTTGACGCCATCATTGTTACGGCCGGGGGAAATCAGGTTCCCGAACCTTTAGTGAACCAGCTTATAGAGGGGGGGCGACTGATCATGCCTGTGGGGGGGCTGCATTCCCAGGAGCTTTTACGTATTGAAAAGACCAGCACCGGCATCAGGACTATTAATCTGGGCGGCTGCCGTTTTGTTAAGCTAATCGGTGAACACGGGTGGCCAGCGTAA
- a CDS encoding 5-formyltetrahydrofolate cyclo-ligase, producing MDEAKSGKNSVLSQVAERMNALSPEQIEEKYNIIENKLFEFANFLESHQVFLYPPGSKEIPTENIIRKAMEIEKSIILPVFTDVKNTFLLYKISHFDKDLVSNAHDMLEPNPERCKKIALDDVDIAIIPGLAFDDKGGRMGFGNNYYSKLITKLPETCRKVALAYEEQIVDQIQMESRKYTVDIIITDTRVIYKI from the coding sequence ATGGACGAAGCTAAAAGCGGTAAGAATAGTGTCTTAAGCCAGGTGGCTGAGCGTATGAACGCCTTGTCCCCGGAACAAATTGAAGAAAAATACAATATTATTGAAAATAAATTGTTTGAATTTGCCAACTTTTTAGAATCCCATCAGGTGTTCCTGTATCCGCCCGGAAGTAAGGAAATTCCTACTGAAAACATCATCCGAAAAGCCATGGAAATCGAGAAAAGTATTATTCTACCGGTATTTACGGATGTTAAGAATACTTTCCTTTTGTACAAGATCAGTCATTTTGACAAGGACCTGGTGTCGAATGCCCATGACATGCTTGAGCCCAATCCGGAGCGGTGCAAGAAAATAGCCCTGGATGATGTGGATATTGCCATTATCCCGGGCCTGGCCTTTGATGATAAGGGTGGGCGCATGGGGTTCGGGAACAACTATTATTCAAAGCTGATTACAAAATTACCAGAAACCTGCCGTAAGGTAGCTTTGGCTTATGAAGAGCAGATTGTTGACCAGATTCAGATGGAATCAAGAAAATATACGGTGGATATCATTATTACCGATACCCGGGTAATTTACAAAATATAG
- the serS gene encoding serine--tRNA ligase, protein MLDLKLIKNDLDTVVQGMKKRRANIDFSPFLENEEKRKALLVDIEELRHLRNTVSDEIAKMKKSGQDAQPSIDKMKGVSEQIKGMDKTLNEIEASIKAFLIHIPNLPHDDVPMGKDDTENRHEKTWGSPRSFDFQIKDHADIAEGLGILDLKCAAKLAGSRFPLYLGAGARLERALINFMLDIHITEHGYKEVLPPFIVNKETMTGTGQLPKFEEDLFKIEGWDYYLIPTSEVPMTNIPAGEILDESKLPMKFTAFTPCFRSEAGSYGKDTKGLIRQHQFNKVEMVKITAPETSFDELESLLANAEDILQRLELPYQVVTLCTGDLGFSATKTYDIEVWMPGQDKYREISSCSNCLDFQARRANIRFKRENAKKPEFCHTLNGSGLAVGRTFAAILENYQMEDGTVNVPKALVPYMGGLEVIEHES, encoded by the coding sequence ATGCTTGATCTAAAATTGATTAAAAACGACCTGGATACTGTTGTCCAGGGCATGAAAAAACGTCGGGCAAACATTGATTTTTCCCCATTTCTTGAAAATGAGGAAAAAAGAAAAGCTCTTTTAGTTGATATTGAAGAATTACGCCATCTAAGAAATACTGTTTCTGATGAAATAGCCAAGATGAAGAAATCCGGCCAGGACGCCCAGCCAAGCATAGATAAAATGAAAGGCGTTTCTGAGCAGATCAAGGGAATGGACAAAACACTCAATGAAATAGAAGCCTCAATTAAAGCGTTCCTTATTCATATTCCCAACCTGCCCCATGACGATGTCCCAATGGGAAAGGATGACACTGAGAATCGGCATGAAAAGACATGGGGTTCCCCCCGGTCTTTTGATTTTCAGATCAAGGATCATGCTGACATCGCCGAAGGATTGGGCATTCTCGATCTTAAGTGTGCAGCAAAACTTGCCGGTTCCCGATTTCCTTTGTATTTAGGCGCAGGCGCACGCCTGGAACGGGCTTTAATCAACTTCATGCTGGATATTCACATCACAGAGCATGGGTATAAAGAAGTTCTACCGCCGTTTATCGTAAATAAGGAAACCATGACTGGCACAGGCCAGTTGCCTAAATTTGAAGAAGATCTCTTTAAAATTGAGGGCTGGGATTACTACCTGATTCCCACGTCAGAAGTGCCCATGACCAACATCCCGGCCGGAGAGATCCTGGATGAATCCAAGCTGCCCATGAAATTCACGGCATTTACCCCCTGTTTCAGGTCCGAAGCAGGCTCCTACGGCAAAGACACCAAAGGACTGATCCGTCAGCACCAGTTCAACAAGGTGGAAATGGTGAAAATCACCGCTCCGGAGACTTCATTTGATGAGCTTGAATCATTGTTGGCCAATGCGGAGGACATTCTCCAGCGCCTGGAACTGCCCTACCAGGTGGTCACGTTGTGTACCGGCGACCTGGGATTTTCCGCCACAAAAACCTATGACATTGAAGTGTGGATGCCCGGCCAGGATAAATACAGAGAGATATCCTCATGCTCAAACTGCCTTGATTTCCAGGCCAGACGGGCAAACATCCGATTCAAACGGGAAAACGCCAAAAAACCTGAGTTCTGCCACACCCTGAACGGGTCCGGACTGGCCGTGGGCAGGACCTTTGCAGCAATTCTTGAAAACTATCAAATGGAAGACGGAACCGTCAACGTGCCCAAGGCACTGGTACCGTACATGGGAGGCTTAGAAGTAATTGAACACGAATCTTGA
- a CDS encoding potassium channel family protein — protein sequence MDKTSKMKMTVFIAVLFFILGTTGYMAIEGWGLLDAAYMTAITLSTVGFLEVHDLSDGGRLFTIFLIFTGVGYFLYLGGVFISSVVDGEIKSMLGRQRLNSKIKKMNDHYIICGYGRIGRVLCKFVAEDTQDIVVVEQSEELKDFLEKDKIHYIIGDAGNEEVLEKAGIKRARALVAVLATDTANVFLVLTARQLNPDIYIMARAASPMVKKKFYAAGANQVESPYDIGGVSMALKLLRPTVSSFLDTALSRESDAIQIEEAFVPETSDYVGKALKNSGIRQNYNLIIIAIKEKSGHMVFAPHFETIIHPRDTLIVMGKTEDLKAFRYALGNI from the coding sequence ATGGATAAAACTTCAAAAATGAAGATGACCGTATTTATTGCAGTCCTGTTTTTTATACTCGGCACGACCGGGTACATGGCCATTGAAGGCTGGGGGCTTTTAGATGCCGCCTATATGACGGCCATTACCCTGAGTACGGTTGGTTTTCTTGAAGTCCACGATCTGTCCGACGGCGGGAGGTTGTTCACCATTTTTCTGATATTTACAGGCGTAGGGTACTTTTTGTATCTAGGCGGCGTTTTTATTAGTTCGGTGGTGGATGGTGAAATTAAAAGCATGCTGGGGAGACAGCGTTTGAACAGCAAAATAAAAAAAATGAACGATCATTACATTATCTGCGGCTACGGTCGCATTGGTAGAGTTCTGTGCAAATTCGTGGCCGAAGATACCCAGGATATAGTTGTCGTGGAACAAAGTGAAGAACTCAAAGATTTCCTGGAAAAGGATAAAATTCACTATATCATCGGAGATGCCGGAAACGAAGAAGTGCTGGAAAAAGCCGGGATAAAACGGGCAAGGGCACTGGTGGCAGTCCTTGCAACGGATACGGCAAATGTGTTCCTGGTACTCACAGCCAGACAACTCAATCCTGACATCTATATTATGGCCCGGGCAGCAAGCCCCATGGTGAAAAAAAAGTTCTATGCGGCCGGTGCCAACCAGGTGGAATCCCCCTATGATATCGGTGGGGTTTCCATGGCGTTGAAACTGTTGCGTCCTACGGTTTCCAGTTTTCTGGATACAGCATTGTCCCGGGAAAGCGATGCCATACAGATTGAAGAAGCGTTTGTACCGGAAACATCGGATTATGTAGGAAAAGCACTTAAGAATTCAGGTATTCGGCAAAATTACAACCTGATCATCATCGCAATCAAAGAGAAATCAGGCCACATGGTGTTTGCGCCCCATTTTGAAACCATTATCCACCCCCGCGACACACTGATTGTCATGGGAAAAACAGAAGATCTGAAGGCATTCAGGTATGCGCTTGGTAATATTTAG